In a single window of the Prochlorococcus marinus XMU1412 genome:
- a CDS encoding DUF3120 domain-containing protein: MKELITKNLEVKDKFNYESHKTVDSYENSFLSNPISLRLWSSFFVILPIFVQAPWVRLEPISALCFTFVIVLVAIVLNQKGSNKWFIVSSLLLGISGSWLGGCLFWGWLSPFPILHIPVEAVVLPLALIGFGTNWKIGSSFYISSLFGTAVTDITIFLIGIMDQWRQVITADSENAPMILQKTSESLIQIKSLSIIIFVALILWFISKEILDSGTINTTSGKALLVSGYVIQTTLIVDGIFIVLAILQPTFSGLV; this comes from the coding sequence TTGAAAGAATTAATTACAAAAAATTTAGAAGTAAAAGATAAATTCAACTATGAATCCCATAAGACAGTTGATTCATATGAAAATAGTTTTTTATCAAATCCTATATCTTTAAGATTGTGGTCTTCTTTTTTTGTAATTTTACCTATTTTTGTTCAAGCACCTTGGGTTAGATTAGAACCAATAAGTGCTCTTTGTTTTACTTTTGTGATTGTCTTAGTGGCAATTGTTTTGAATCAGAAAGGATCAAATAAGTGGTTTATTGTCAGTTCATTATTACTTGGTATATCAGGTAGTTGGCTTGGTGGATGTTTGTTCTGGGGATGGTTAAGCCCATTTCCTATCCTACACATACCTGTTGAAGCTGTAGTTCTCCCATTAGCTTTAATTGGATTTGGTACTAATTGGAAAATAGGTTCAAGTTTTTATATCTCTTCTTTATTTGGAACCGCAGTTACCGACATTACAATATTTTTAATCGGAATCATGGACCAATGGAGGCAGGTAATTACAGCAGATTCTGAAAATGCACCCATGATTCTTCAAAAAACTTCAGAGAGTCTTATTCAAATAAAATCATTATCCATTATCATTTTTGTTGCTCTTATACTTTGGTTTATTTCAAAAGAAATTTTAGATTCTGGCACAATTAATACTACTAGTGGTAAAGCACTCTTAGTTTCTGGTTACGTAATTCAAACGACATTAATTGTTGATGGTATTTTTATCGTTTTAGCAATTCTACAACCAACTTTTAGTGGCTTGGTTTAA
- a CDS encoding vitamin K epoxide reductase family protein, with protein MALKTLNRRNKKDLKWPKIIIAILSTIGIVDTGSITLKNWGLFTSLSCPGIQNGCETVLNSPWGTLFENNQVNIPLSLAGFITYLSILVITVILSLNLFSPKEKLNKFLWWLVFLISCASSTFSFLLINIMFFKIQAYCFFCILSAILSFSIFIISMIGAKFESREPMIFRGFIVAISVLLGGLIWSTNVDPSNAIDVANPTENVSPIITTSSSPQKVKFAKFLSENNIVMYSAYWCPHCHDQKQLFGQEAVKELRVIECAKDGKENEYELCQTKGISGFPSWEINGEIISGTRELNELATKTDYQGDLNF; from the coding sequence ATGGCCCTTAAGACTTTAAACAGAAGAAATAAAAAAGATTTAAAATGGCCAAAAATCATAATCGCAATACTTAGCACAATAGGCATAGTTGATACAGGTTCGATTACTTTAAAAAACTGGGGATTATTTACTTCGCTTTCATGCCCAGGTATACAAAATGGTTGTGAAACAGTTTTAAATAGTCCTTGGGGTACTTTATTTGAAAATAATCAAGTTAATATACCTCTCTCATTAGCTGGATTCATAACATATTTATCAATATTAGTTATCACAGTAATACTCTCGCTTAATTTATTTTCCCCGAAAGAAAAACTAAATAAGTTTTTATGGTGGTTAGTATTTCTAATTTCTTGTGCGTCATCAACATTTAGCTTTTTATTGATAAATATAATGTTTTTTAAGATTCAGGCATATTGCTTTTTTTGTATACTTTCAGCAATTTTATCGTTTTCTATCTTTATTATTTCTATGATTGGAGCAAAGTTCGAAAGTAGAGAACCTATGATTTTTAGAGGTTTCATTGTAGCCATTAGTGTCCTGCTGGGGGGCCTAATTTGGTCAACAAACGTTGACCCCTCTAATGCTATTGATGTTGCAAACCCCACTGAAAATGTATCGCCAATTATTACCACTTCAAGCTCTCCCCAGAAGGTAAAGTTTGCAAAATTTTTAAGTGAAAACAATATCGTTATGTATAGTGCATACTGGTGTCCGCATTGCCACGATCAGAAACAATTATTTGGTCAGGAAGCAGTTAAAGAATTAAGAGTAATTGAATGTGCTAAAGATGGAAAAGAAAATGAGTATGAGCTCTGCCAAACGAAAGGAATCAGTGGATTTCCCTCATGGGAAATAAATGGAGAAATTATTAGTGGTACGCGTGAGTTAAATGAACTAGCAACAAAAACAGACTATCAGGGAGATCTTAATTTTTAA
- the nadB gene encoding L-aspartate oxidase: MLRPPFSQEPIPINNWDVIVIGAGAAGLMTCLELPSNLKVLLLNRNTSKVSSSRWAQGGIASVVRQDDSFDLHAEDTLKAGDGLCDVQAVEMLVKDAPGCVERLQNLGMIFDQSSDQLATTLEAAHSRRRVLHVKDRTGRALVEVLEDHIENQKNILHCRGVRVTELLIEHQECRGVQVLDGANLYWIKSRAVVLATGGGGHLFTNTTNPAQSSGEGIALAWKAGAAIEDLEFVQFHPTALKFYGAPCFLISEALRGEGAILIDKNGESPVKNLENRDLATRDQVSRAIMKNMHDNNVDHVGLDLRYIDPEKIVERFPTILSRCQDYGVNPLNEVIPVAPAAHYWMGGIKTDLNACSTRKGLYAVGEVASTGVHGANRLASNSLMECLVFARKMSSIVLNDLSKFEKFDRSFQKLDIEDPKEDQISIIAEKIDELRKLCWLNLGVSRNKVNMSKFLNYIQNDINKLNKNDLLNSLEKIKFDQKIKLSERNRRALNLLLDLKNRQITTITLLKACLFREESRGGHYRDDFPDKDKNWECHTRQQLDQKIQKRFIKN, translated from the coding sequence ATGTTAAGGCCTCCATTTTCGCAAGAACCGATACCAATAAATAATTGGGATGTAATCGTTATAGGCGCTGGAGCTGCTGGCCTTATGACTTGTCTTGAATTGCCCTCAAATTTAAAAGTGCTTCTTTTAAATAGAAATACTAGTAAGGTATCTTCCAGTAGATGGGCTCAAGGAGGAATTGCATCTGTTGTTAGACAAGATGATTCATTTGATCTTCATGCTGAGGATACTTTAAAAGCAGGTGATGGACTATGTGATGTTCAAGCTGTAGAAATGCTTGTTAAAGATGCCCCAGGCTGTGTAGAAAGGTTGCAGAATTTAGGGATGATTTTTGATCAAAGTTCTGATCAACTAGCTACTACCTTGGAAGCAGCCCATTCACGAAGAAGAGTCTTACATGTTAAAGATCGTACTGGAAGAGCATTAGTAGAAGTTCTAGAAGATCATATTGAGAATCAAAAAAATATTCTTCACTGCAGGGGTGTAAGAGTAACTGAACTTCTCATTGAACATCAAGAATGTAGAGGAGTTCAGGTTCTTGATGGAGCAAATTTATACTGGATTAAATCTAGAGCTGTTGTTTTGGCTACAGGTGGGGGTGGGCACTTATTTACAAATACAACTAATCCTGCTCAATCCTCTGGTGAAGGGATTGCTCTTGCATGGAAAGCAGGAGCTGCTATCGAAGATTTAGAGTTCGTGCAATTTCATCCAACAGCTTTAAAATTTTATGGTGCACCTTGCTTCTTAATATCTGAGGCACTTAGAGGGGAAGGAGCGATTTTAATTGATAAAAATGGTGAAAGTCCAGTTAAAAATCTTGAAAATCGTGATCTAGCTACTAGAGATCAGGTAAGTAGAGCAATTATGAAAAATATGCATGATAATAATGTAGATCATGTTGGCTTAGACCTGCGGTATATTGACCCAGAAAAAATTGTAGAGCGCTTCCCTACGATCTTAAGTCGATGTCAGGATTATGGCGTTAACCCTTTAAATGAGGTTATTCCCGTAGCTCCTGCAGCTCATTATTGGATGGGAGGTATTAAAACTGATCTAAATGCATGTTCAACAAGAAAAGGATTATATGCTGTTGGAGAAGTGGCTTCTACAGGTGTGCATGGTGCTAATAGACTTGCAAGTAATTCACTGATGGAGTGTCTTGTTTTCGCAAGAAAAATGTCTTCAATTGTTTTGAATGACCTTTCTAAATTTGAAAAATTTGATAGATCATTTCAAAAGTTAGATATTGAAGATCCTAAAGAAGATCAAATTTCTATAATTGCCGAAAAAATTGATGAACTAAGAAAATTATGTTGGTTAAATTTAGGTGTATCTAGAAATAAGGTAAATATGAGTAAATTTTTAAATTACATTCAAAATGACATAAATAAATTAAATAAAAATGATTTACTAAATAGTCTTGAAAAAATAAAATTTGATCAAAAAATAAAACTTAGTGAACGCAATAGAAGAGCATTAAATCTTTTACTTGATTTAAAGAATAGACAAATAACCACCATAACTTTATTAAAAGCTTGTCTATTTAGAGAAGAAAGTAGAGGAGGACATTATAGAGATGATTTCCCTGATAAAGATAAAAATTGGGAATGCCATACTAGACAACAGTTAGATCAAAAAATTCAAAAAAGATTTATTAAAAATTAA
- a CDS encoding TIGR03279 family radical SAM protein yields the protein MWQEINYTEDPIDLLVPNITYKINPAEIESIEANSIAEEIGFESGDSIISINGKKPRDLIDYQILISEEILDISVLDKNHEIHNINIEKDQDVNLGINFKDALFDSIKQCNNRCPFCFIDQQPSGKRKSLYIKDDDYRLSFLYGSYLTLTNLKKEDWERIAMQKLSPLFISVHATDPATREKLLKNKKAGMILDQISWFEKNSIQIHAQIVVCPDINDGDILEKSILQLAEFYKKTSQTVLSVAIVPVGLTKFRPENDGLKSISPEYAKKTIKQVERIQTSLQITLGTRFCWLADEWYLIAGTNLPSYKSYENMPQESNGVGTIRNFLEALREKTQDLPQKVKKPKKVSWIVGKLVYEALIPTVKKLNLINGLTINLYGLPSIYWGQDQVVTGLLTGEDLIYGLKNKDLGEAVYIPSIMLKINTDLFLDDKNIQEVENQINTKIHVLDDSNDIINTLIG from the coding sequence GTGTGGCAAGAAATTAATTACACGGAAGATCCCATTGATCTTTTAGTTCCTAATATTACTTATAAAATAAACCCTGCAGAAATTGAAAGTATTGAAGCTAATTCTATTGCTGAAGAAATAGGATTTGAATCAGGTGATTCAATTATTAGTATTAATGGGAAAAAACCAAGAGATTTAATTGATTATCAGATTCTGATTAGTGAAGAAATTTTAGACATATCAGTTTTAGATAAAAATCATGAGATTCACAATATAAACATTGAAAAAGATCAAGACGTCAATTTAGGTATAAATTTTAAAGATGCATTATTTGATTCAATCAAGCAATGCAATAATCGATGTCCATTTTGTTTTATTGATCAACAGCCAAGTGGTAAAAGAAAAAGCCTATATATAAAAGATGATGATTATAGATTAAGTTTCCTATATGGCTCTTATTTAACTCTCACGAATTTAAAAAAAGAAGACTGGGAAAGGATTGCTATGCAAAAACTATCCCCACTTTTTATTTCAGTTCATGCTACTGATCCCGCCACAAGAGAAAAATTATTAAAAAATAAAAAAGCAGGAATGATACTTGATCAAATTTCTTGGTTTGAAAAAAACTCTATTCAAATACATGCTCAAATTGTTGTGTGTCCAGATATAAATGATGGGGATATTCTTGAGAAATCAATTTTGCAACTTGCTGAATTCTACAAAAAAACCTCTCAAACAGTACTGTCAGTGGCAATAGTTCCTGTAGGACTTACAAAATTTAGACCTGAAAATGATGGATTGAAATCAATCAGCCCTGAATACGCAAAAAAAACTATTAAACAAGTAGAGAGAATTCAAACCTCTCTACAAATTACTCTTGGGACTCGTTTTTGTTGGCTAGCAGACGAATGGTATTTAATTGCTGGTACAAATTTACCTAGTTACAAAAGCTACGAAAATATGCCACAAGAATCTAATGGAGTTGGAACTATTAGAAACTTTCTAGAAGCATTAAGAGAGAAGACTCAAGACCTGCCCCAAAAAGTAAAAAAGCCAAAAAAAGTTAGTTGGATTGTTGGTAAATTAGTTTATGAAGCCCTAATTCCTACGGTTAAGAAATTAAACTTAATTAATGGATTAACAATTAATTTATATGGTTTGCCAAGTATTTATTGGGGTCAAGATCAAGTTGTTACAGGTCTTCTTACTGGAGAAGATCTAATTTACGGGCTTAAAAATAAGGATTTAGGAGAAGCTGTTTATATACCATCTATTATGTTAAAAATTAATACTGATTTATTTTTAGATGATAAAAATATTCAAGAAGTTGAGAATCAAATAAATACTAAAATTCACGTTCTTGATGATTCAAATGATATTATTAATACTTTGATTGGTTAA